One window of Cryobacterium arcticum genomic DNA carries:
- the rplS gene encoding 50S ribosomal protein L19 yields MHILDQVDAPSLRSDIPEFRAGDTVKVHVNIVEGARSRVQVFQGVVIGRSGEGVRETFCVRKVSFQVGVERTFPVHSPVIDHIEVVTRGDVRRAKLYYLRGLRGKKAKIKEKRD; encoded by the coding sequence ATGCATATTCTCGACCAGGTCGACGCGCCTTCACTGCGTTCAGACATCCCCGAGTTCCGCGCCGGCGACACCGTCAAGGTCCACGTCAACATCGTTGAAGGCGCACGCTCGCGTGTCCAGGTCTTCCAGGGTGTTGTCATCGGCCGCTCCGGTGAAGGCGTCCGCGAGACCTTCTGCGTCCGCAAGGTCAGCTTCCAGGTCGGCGTCGAGCGTACCTTCCCGGTGCACTCCCCGGTGATCGACCACATCGAGGTCGTCACCCGTGGTGACGTGCGTCGCGCGAAGCTGTACTACCTCCGTGGTCTGCGTGGCAAGAAGGCCAAGATCAAGGAAAAGCGCGACTAA
- a CDS encoding nitroreductase/quinone reductase family protein, producing the protein MTRTLAHRSTDLMMRVMNAAHRSLVVLSRGRLGWKIGPMPVVELHTTGRKSGARRSTMLTAPVYEPDTVVLIASKGGDERHPYWYLNLVADPNVELTQNGVTRPMRARTAGEAEKAQLWPRIVRANPGYAGYQRKTSRDIPVVICEPRTP; encoded by the coding sequence ATGACGAGGACTCTGGCCCACCGTTCGACCGATCTGATGATGCGCGTGATGAACGCCGCCCACCGGTCGCTGGTGGTGCTCTCCCGCGGCCGATTGGGCTGGAAGATCGGCCCCATGCCGGTCGTGGAACTCCACACGACGGGCCGGAAGAGCGGCGCCCGCAGATCCACCATGCTCACGGCGCCGGTCTACGAACCGGACACGGTGGTGTTGATCGCGTCCAAGGGTGGCGATGAGCGGCATCCCTACTGGTACCTCAACCTGGTCGCCGATCCGAACGTGGAGCTCACCCAGAACGGGGTGACCCGCCCGATGCGGGCGCGCACCGCCGGCGAGGCCGAGAAGGCGCAGCTGTGGCCCCGCATCGTGCGAGCCAACCCCGGCTACGCCGGCTATCAGCGCAAGACCAGCCGCGACATCCCCGTCGTCATCTGCGAGCCGCGTACGCCGTGA
- a CDS encoding DUF1269 domain-containing protein, with protein MSDDSVFLYLGVYPDTATAESDLEVVRELHSDKVIGTYDAAVATKEADGTVQVRRKTSKHAGWTGVAAGAVLGLLFPPSIIGTAIVGGAAGSIVGHFWRSLDRGDLKELGEMLDSGEAALIVVGKDRLEEEFRKAGLVAQKHIQKELKVDAKELDKELDHASAELQKQARNDTY; from the coding sequence ATGTCTGACGATTCCGTCTTCCTCTACCTCGGCGTCTACCCCGACACGGCCACGGCCGAGTCCGATCTCGAGGTCGTGCGCGAGCTGCACTCCGACAAGGTCATCGGCACCTATGACGCCGCCGTCGCGACCAAGGAGGCCGACGGCACCGTGCAGGTTCGCCGCAAGACCAGTAAGCACGCCGGGTGGACCGGGGTGGCCGCCGGTGCCGTCCTCGGGCTCCTCTTCCCGCCGTCGATCATCGGAACGGCCATCGTGGGCGGCGCGGCCGGCAGCATCGTCGGGCACTTCTGGCGGAGCCTGGACCGTGGAGACCTCAAGGAACTCGGTGAGATGCTCGACTCCGGTGAGGCCGCGCTCATCGTGGTCGGCAAGGACCGCCTGGAGGAAGAGTTCCGCAAAGCCGGTCTCGTGGCCCAGAAGCACATCCAGAAGGAGCTCAAGGTGGACGCCAAGGAGCTCGACAAGGAACTGGACCACGCATCGGCGGAGTTGCAGAAGCAGGCCCGCAACGACACCTACTGA
- a CDS encoding ribonuclease HII — protein MAVVEPTLDVELAMLAAGATCVIGCDEVGRGALAGPVAVGVAVVTADVGAFPVGLRDSKLLSEPRRELLAPLAAAWVRHSAVGLASAQEVDAHGIIAALGLAGKRALAQLHAAEVDIVGGVVLLDGNDDWLNKALATPLSVVTRIKADQDCASVSAASVIAKVHRDRLMIAADLGTPGYGWSGNKGYGSAEHMAALGTLGASEHHRLSWLKIAR, from the coding sequence ATGGCCGTGGTTGAGCCCACCCTCGACGTGGAGCTGGCCATGCTGGCCGCCGGAGCCACCTGCGTCATCGGCTGCGACGAGGTGGGCCGAGGCGCCCTCGCCGGACCCGTGGCCGTCGGCGTCGCCGTCGTCACGGCCGATGTGGGCGCATTTCCCGTGGGCCTGCGCGACTCCAAACTGCTCAGCGAACCCCGCCGGGAACTGCTCGCACCGCTGGCCGCGGCCTGGGTGCGGCACAGCGCCGTCGGGCTCGCCTCGGCCCAGGAGGTCGACGCTCACGGCATCATCGCCGCTCTCGGGCTGGCCGGCAAGCGCGCCCTGGCCCAGCTGCACGCCGCCGAAGTGGACATCGTCGGCGGGGTGGTCCTGCTGGACGGCAACGACGACTGGTTGAACAAGGCCCTCGCCACACCGCTGTCGGTCGTGACCCGCATCAAGGCCGACCAGGATTGCGCGTCCGTGTCCGCGGCATCCGTGATCGCCAAGGTGCACCGTGACAGGCTCATGATCGCGGCCGACCTCGGCACCCCCGGCTACGGCTGGTCGGGAAACAAGGGCTACGGCAGCGCCGAGCACATGGCCGCCCTCGGCACGCTCGGCGCAAGCGAGCACCACCGGCTGAGCTGGCTCAAAATCGCGCGGTAG
- a CDS encoding formate/nitrite transporter family protein, with protein sequence MSYVKPDQLIDSLVHSGVVKTNLTAKQMFLRGTLSGAILGAATTLALTAAAQTGLPIVGALVFPVGFCVILMLGLELVTGSFALIPLAVLEGRTTIAKAAKNFAVVIPAHIVGAGLYAVLYVGVITYLGTDTTDPMIQAIIHLAEHKVLPYEAVGAGGILVVVVKAMLCNWMVALGTIMFYTSTSAAGKILGMWLPVLTFFGLGLEHAVVNMFVIPAGMLLGANISFGEWWGWNTGPVLIGNFLGAVLFTALPLYFSHRKTVNRAASEHDEDTQADSEHDEDTQAAPELTGAHS encoded by the coding sequence ATGTCCTATGTGAAACCCGACCAGCTGATCGATTCACTCGTTCACTCCGGGGTCGTCAAGACCAACCTCACCGCCAAGCAGATGTTCCTGCGCGGCACCCTGTCCGGAGCGATCCTGGGTGCGGCCACGACGCTGGCCCTGACCGCGGCCGCGCAAACCGGTCTGCCGATCGTCGGTGCGCTCGTCTTCCCGGTGGGGTTCTGCGTGATCCTCATGCTCGGCCTCGAGCTGGTCACCGGCAGCTTCGCGCTCATCCCGCTTGCCGTCCTCGAGGGGCGCACCACCATCGCCAAGGCCGCGAAGAACTTCGCCGTCGTCATCCCGGCGCACATCGTCGGCGCCGGCCTGTACGCCGTACTGTATGTCGGCGTCATCACCTACCTCGGCACCGACACCACCGACCCGATGATCCAGGCGATCATCCACCTGGCCGAGCACAAGGTGCTGCCCTACGAGGCCGTCGGCGCCGGCGGCATCCTCGTCGTGGTGGTCAAGGCCATGCTCTGCAACTGGATGGTCGCGCTCGGCACGATCATGTTCTACACGTCCACCTCCGCGGCGGGCAAGATCCTCGGCATGTGGCTGCCCGTGCTCACGTTCTTCGGCCTCGGCCTCGAGCACGCCGTCGTGAACATGTTCGTCATCCCGGCCGGCATGCTGCTCGGCGCGAACATCAGCTTCGGCGAGTGGTGGGGCTGGAACACCGGTCCCGTCCTGATCGGCAACTTCCTGGGCGCCGTGCTCTTCACGGCGCTGCCGCTCTACTTCTCGCACCGCAAGACCGTCAACCGGGCCGCCTCCGAGCATGACGAGGACACCCAGGCCGACTCCGAGCATGACGAGGACACCCAGGCCGCGCCGGAGCTCACCGGCGCCCACTCGTAG
- a CDS encoding dipeptidase encodes MNARSTPPSTPAHSVSSAQAQAAVDAALELAPLIDGHNDWAWECRENRGYSVEGLDAKLDTDTDIGRLRAGRVGGQFWSVYVEDALEGASAVQGTLEQIDWVYRLAARYPDTFAIATSAAGVEAARADGRIASLLGAEGAHCLNDSPGVLRMLARLGVRYLTLTHVHNTSWADSGTDEPVHGGLTARGVEYIRELNRLGMLVDLSHVSPATAHAALDVTSAPVIFSHSCCHGVTAHPRNVPDDVLARLAGNDGVLMVTFVPQFVSAEYAAWFDGDRSGPAPRVTLAQVADHVEHARAVAGIRHIGLGGDFDGTDEFPEQLEGVDGYPALLVELAGRGWSAADLAALAGANVLRVLRATDAAFAGGGSTTTGLTV; translated from the coding sequence ATGAACGCGCGCAGCACCCCACCGAGCACCCCCGCCCACAGCGTTTCCAGCGCCCAGGCTCAGGCCGCCGTGGACGCGGCCCTCGAACTTGCTCCGCTCATCGACGGGCACAACGATTGGGCCTGGGAATGCCGCGAGAACCGCGGTTACTCCGTCGAAGGCCTGGACGCGAAGCTGGACACCGACACCGACATCGGCCGGCTGCGCGCCGGCCGGGTGGGCGGCCAGTTCTGGTCGGTGTATGTGGAGGACGCCCTTGAGGGCGCCTCAGCCGTGCAAGGCACTCTGGAGCAGATCGACTGGGTGTACCGGCTCGCCGCCCGGTACCCGGACACCTTCGCGATCGCCACGAGCGCGGCCGGCGTGGAGGCCGCCCGGGCCGATGGGCGTATCGCCTCCCTGCTCGGCGCCGAGGGCGCCCATTGCCTGAACGATTCACCGGGTGTGCTGCGGATGCTCGCCCGGCTCGGTGTGCGCTACCTCACCCTCACCCATGTGCACAACACCAGTTGGGCCGACTCCGGCACCGACGAGCCGGTGCACGGCGGGCTCACCGCCCGTGGCGTGGAGTACATCCGGGAACTGAACCGCCTGGGCATGCTGGTCGACCTCTCGCATGTGTCCCCGGCCACCGCGCATGCCGCGCTGGATGTGACGAGCGCCCCGGTGATCTTCAGCCACAGCTGCTGCCACGGTGTCACGGCGCATCCGCGCAACGTGCCCGACGATGTGCTCGCACGGCTGGCCGGCAACGACGGCGTGCTCATGGTCACGTTCGTGCCCCAGTTCGTCTCGGCCGAGTACGCCGCGTGGTTCGACGGCGACCGGAGCGGCCCGGCGCCGAGGGTGACGCTCGCCCAGGTGGCCGACCACGTGGAGCATGCCCGGGCGGTGGCCGGCATCCGCCACATCGGGCTCGGCGGTGACTTCGACGGTACCGACGAGTTTCCCGAGCAGTTGGAGGGCGTGGACGGCTATCCGGCCCTGCTTGTCGAACTGGCCGGTCGAGGCTGGAGCGCCGCCGACCTCGCGGCCTTGGCCGGCGCGAACGTCCTCCGGGTGCTGCGGGCCACGGACGCGGCCTTCGCCGGGGGAGGGTCGACGACCACCGGCCTCACCGTCTGA
- a CDS encoding DUF2469 family protein yields MEEDEFEDYDREVELALYREYRDVVGQFQYVVETERRFYLANEVELVRRDTEHDFYFELTMKDVWVWDVYRSDRFVKSVRVLTFKDVNVEELASKEFELPKELALDE; encoded by the coding sequence ATGGAAGAAGACGAATTCGAGGACTACGACCGCGAGGTCGAGTTGGCCCTATACCGCGAGTATCGAGACGTTGTGGGGCAGTTCCAGTACGTCGTCGAAACCGAGCGCCGGTTCTACCTGGCCAACGAGGTCGAGTTGGTGCGGCGCGATACCGAACACGACTTCTATTTCGAGCTGACCATGAAGGATGTCTGGGTCTGGGACGTCTACCGCTCCGACCGGTTCGTGAAGTCGGTACGGGTGCTCACGTTCAAGGACGTCAACGTGGAAGAACTCGCATCGAAGGAATTCGAGCTGCCCAAGGAACTCGCACTCGACGAGTAG
- a CDS encoding YifB family Mg chelatase-like AAA ATPase produces MGLARTRSVALIGLAGSIVEVEADISSQLPGLRLIGLPDAALAEAAERVRAAAKNSGCALNPHKLTVNLSPAALRKHGSGFDLAIALACLAADGVVPAESVGAVLHIGELALDGRLRPTPGMLPAVIAAARWGYRTVMVPAGNSDEAALVPGIRVIGVASLRDALIWHGARLEPIAVDVLTAPAEEDSVDESLDLIDVVGNDEAILALQVAAAGGHHVFMLGPPGAGKTMLAARLPGLLPDLGPAASLEVSSLRSLSGRPVGRSLITRPPLEAPHHTITAAAMVGGGSGQIRPGAAARASHGVLFLDEAPEFAAAVLDALRQPLESGRISIHRANAVAHFPARFQLVLAANPCPCGQYGTGDDCSCAPNSRRRYLARLSGPLLDRIDIQLAVKRVSAAELRLSADGGRLSSAVARERVLAARAAAAERLKDTPWTLNSEATGPWLRGRQTRLAGSVTALLDRALERGGITMRGYDRVLRVAWSIADLTGVSRPGADEVGQALYLRKGMAS; encoded by the coding sequence ATGGGGCTGGCCCGCACCCGGTCCGTCGCGTTGATCGGGCTGGCCGGCTCGATCGTCGAGGTGGAAGCCGATATCTCGAGCCAGTTGCCGGGGCTGCGGCTCATCGGGCTGCCCGACGCGGCGCTGGCCGAGGCGGCGGAGCGGGTGCGGGCGGCGGCCAAGAACTCGGGCTGCGCGCTGAACCCGCACAAGCTCACGGTGAACCTGTCTCCGGCCGCGCTGCGTAAGCACGGCTCGGGGTTCGACCTCGCCATAGCCCTGGCGTGTCTGGCCGCTGATGGCGTCGTGCCGGCCGAGTCGGTGGGCGCGGTGCTGCACATCGGCGAACTCGCCCTCGACGGGAGGCTCCGGCCCACCCCGGGAATGCTGCCGGCCGTGATCGCCGCGGCCCGGTGGGGCTACCGCACCGTGATGGTGCCGGCCGGCAACTCCGACGAGGCGGCGCTCGTTCCGGGCATCCGGGTGATCGGTGTCGCGTCACTCCGGGACGCCCTGATCTGGCACGGTGCGCGGTTGGAACCGATTGCCGTGGACGTGCTGACGGCACCGGCCGAGGAAGACAGCGTCGATGAGTCGCTGGACCTGATCGACGTGGTGGGCAACGACGAAGCCATCCTCGCGCTGCAGGTGGCGGCCGCGGGCGGCCACCATGTGTTCATGCTCGGCCCGCCCGGCGCCGGCAAGACCATGCTCGCCGCCCGGCTGCCGGGCCTGCTGCCCGACCTGGGTCCGGCCGCCTCCCTCGAGGTGAGTTCGCTGCGGTCCTTGAGCGGCCGGCCGGTGGGGCGGTCCCTGATCACCCGACCGCCGTTGGAGGCGCCGCACCACACCATCACCGCGGCGGCCATGGTGGGTGGCGGCAGCGGCCAGATCCGTCCGGGCGCCGCGGCGCGCGCCTCGCATGGGGTGCTTTTCCTCGATGAGGCCCCCGAATTCGCCGCGGCCGTGCTCGACGCGCTGCGGCAGCCGCTGGAGTCCGGTCGGATCAGTATCCACCGTGCCAATGCGGTCGCGCATTTCCCGGCCCGGTTCCAGCTGGTGCTGGCGGCCAACCCGTGCCCGTGCGGCCAGTACGGTACGGGGGACGACTGCAGCTGTGCCCCGAACTCGCGGCGGCGCTATCTTGCACGTCTCTCCGGGCCCCTGCTGGACCGTATCGACATCCAGCTCGCCGTCAAGCGGGTGAGCGCGGCCGAACTCCGCTTGTCCGCCGATGGCGGGCGGCTCTCCAGCGCCGTGGCCCGGGAGCGGGTGCTCGCCGCGCGGGCCGCGGCGGCGGAGCGGCTGAAGGACACCCCGTGGACCCTCAACTCCGAGGCGACGGGGCCGTGGTTGCGCGGACGTCAGACGCGGCTGGCCGGCTCCGTCACGGCGCTCCTCGACCGGGCCCTGGAGCGCGGCGGCATCACCATGCGCGGATATGACCGGGTGCTGCGGGTTGCCTGGTCGATAGCCGATCTGACCGGAGTCTCCCGACCGGGAGCGGACGAAGTGGGGCAGGCGCTCTATCTGCGGAAGGGAATGGCGTCATGA
- the lepB gene encoding signal peptidase I yields MTDNTLPSRSHRLEPDSSRKKRGIAIFLRDLLIIFVVALLISFLIKTFLVRSFYIPSGSMESTLLVNDRIIVNQLEPDLIPVSRGDVVVFRDPGGWLPPQAPIEQNPIVAALDWTLSVVGLSAPDSNDHLIKRVIGLPGDHVVCCNTLGQMSVNDIPLNEPYVLLPVGQTSVSKDAFDVVVPKNSLWVMGDNRYDSLDSRYHPTAPGKGFVPLDNVVGRALVISWPLNRWSWLDDYPEVFRGVEDAEE; encoded by the coding sequence ATGACAGACAACACTCTGCCCTCGCGATCGCATCGCCTGGAACCAGATTCGTCGCGCAAGAAGCGCGGCATCGCGATCTTCCTTCGCGACCTCTTGATCATCTTCGTGGTGGCCCTGCTCATCTCGTTCCTGATCAAGACCTTTCTCGTGCGCTCGTTCTACATCCCCTCAGGGTCGATGGAGAGCACGCTGCTGGTCAACGACCGCATCATCGTGAACCAGCTCGAACCCGACCTCATCCCGGTCTCCCGCGGTGACGTTGTGGTCTTCAGGGACCCGGGCGGATGGCTGCCACCCCAGGCGCCCATCGAGCAGAACCCCATCGTCGCCGCCCTCGACTGGACCCTGTCGGTCGTCGGCCTGTCCGCACCCGACAGCAACGACCACCTGATCAAGAGAGTCATCGGCCTGCCGGGCGACCACGTCGTCTGCTGCAACACGCTGGGCCAGATGAGCGTCAACGACATCCCGCTGAACGAACCGTACGTCCTGCTGCCGGTCGGCCAGACGAGCGTGTCCAAGGACGCGTTCGACGTGGTCGTGCCGAAGAACTCGCTGTGGGTGATGGGTGACAACCGCTACGACTCGCTCGACTCGCGGTATCACCCCACCGCCCCCGGCAAGGGCTTCGTGCCGCTGGACAACGTCGTGGGCCGCGCCCTGGTGATCAGCTGGCCGCTGAACCGGTGGAGCTGGCTGGACGACTACCCCGAGGTCTTCCGCGGGGTCGAGGACGCCGAAGAATGA
- a CDS encoding DNA-processing protein DprA: MNLFGLEETLVRSLADGVRPGAAPAAAPAPPQPAASSPAPALVPAAVDRAGPASETALALDADLFARAAWTTIAEPGDGVAGAVVERLGAVRALTAVVEAWPPGRLSDSLAAGVDENGAGDPAGLLGELSQALARWRPRLSSAEVIRSLQQARRTQTTLLLPGDPLWPGGVDDLGRHAPLALWWRGRPEALAALRHSIALVGARAATGYGEHVAMEAAAGLVDRGLAIVSGAAYGIDGMAHRSALASNGTTVAFLAGGVDRFYPSGHDALLTRIVEAGAVMSELPCGAAPTKWRFLQRNRLIAAASQATVVLEAGWRSGSLNTAGHATGLSRYSRNQCKYWSLGPRVRALLRTNC, encoded by the coding sequence ATGAACCTGTTCGGTTTGGAAGAGACACTCGTGCGGTCCTTGGCCGACGGTGTGCGCCCCGGCGCCGCCCCGGCCGCCGCACCCGCCCCACCGCAGCCGGCGGCCTCATCCCCGGCCCCGGCCCTGGTCCCGGCCGCGGTGGACAGGGCCGGTCCGGCATCCGAGACCGCGCTCGCGCTCGATGCCGACCTCTTCGCCCGGGCGGCGTGGACCACCATCGCCGAGCCCGGCGACGGCGTGGCGGGGGCTGTCGTCGAGCGGCTCGGCGCGGTGCGGGCGCTGACCGCCGTCGTGGAGGCGTGGCCGCCTGGGCGGCTGTCGGACAGCCTCGCCGCCGGCGTCGACGAGAACGGGGCGGGAGACCCGGCCGGCCTTCTCGGGGAACTGTCGCAGGCGCTGGCCCGCTGGCGCCCCCGGTTGTCGTCCGCCGAGGTGATCAGGTCCTTGCAGCAGGCCCGCCGCACCCAGACCACCCTCCTGCTGCCGGGCGACCCGCTCTGGCCCGGCGGCGTCGACGACCTGGGCCGGCATGCCCCGCTGGCTCTGTGGTGGCGCGGACGCCCAGAGGCCCTGGCCGCGCTCCGCCATTCGATCGCCCTGGTCGGCGCTCGGGCGGCCACCGGGTACGGCGAACACGTGGCCATGGAGGCGGCCGCCGGTCTGGTCGACCGGGGTCTGGCCATCGTTTCGGGCGCCGCCTACGGCATCGACGGCATGGCGCACCGTTCGGCTCTGGCCAGCAACGGAACCACCGTGGCGTTCCTGGCCGGGGGAGTCGACCGCTTCTACCCGAGCGGACACGACGCCCTGCTCACCCGCATCGTGGAAGCCGGGGCGGTGATGAGCGAGCTGCCCTGCGGGGCGGCCCCCACAAAATGGAGGTTCCTGCAACGGAACAGACTCATCGCCGCGGCGAGCCAGGCCACGGTGGTGCTGGAGGCCGGCTGGCGTTCTGGGTCTCTCAACACGGCCGGGCACGCCACGGGGCTGTCTAGGTACTCCCGCAACCAATGCAAATATTGGTCATTGGGACCCCGTGTTCGGGCGCTCTTAAGAACTAACTGCTAG
- a CDS encoding YraN family protein, protein MARKDEVGRRGEDCAADYLARAGYTLLERNWRCSQGEIDLVVAKDGDIVFVEVKTRSGIGYGHPFEAITVAKLARLRRLAGAWCEQSGLRARRIRIDVIGVIARAGHEPVVEHLEGVF, encoded by the coding sequence GTGGCACGCAAAGACGAAGTGGGCCGGCGCGGTGAGGACTGCGCGGCGGATTACCTGGCTCGGGCGGGGTACACCCTGCTGGAGCGCAACTGGCGGTGCAGCCAGGGTGAGATAGACCTGGTGGTGGCCAAGGACGGCGACATCGTGTTCGTCGAGGTCAAAACCCGTTCCGGCATCGGCTACGGGCATCCGTTCGAGGCGATCACGGTGGCCAAGCTGGCCCGGTTGCGGCGGTTGGCCGGAGCCTGGTGTGAGCAGTCCGGGCTGCGGGCCCGCCGGATCCGCATCGACGTCATCGGCGTGATCGCCCGGGCCGGCCACGAACCCGTCGTGGAGCACCTCGAGGGCGTGTTCTGA
- the trmD gene encoding tRNA (guanosine(37)-N1)-methyltransferase TrmD produces the protein MRIDIVSIFPEFFGVLDISLLGRARQAGLIDLSVHNLRDFTHDRHNTVDDTPYGGGAGMVMKPEPWGEALDSILAQSTLATASGSDAESTDAPDGDTGPVLIFPSPAGEQFTQAMARELAFEPHLVFGCGRYEGIDQRVVDHFATRGRVRLVSLGDYVLNGGEVAVMAMIEAIGRLIPGVVGNPESLVEESHEDGLLEYPSYTKPSNWRGLDVPPVLLSGNHGAIAAWRREQQIERTRLVRPDLLPAEPAADGALLPAANSKARRGSRG, from the coding sequence ATGCGCATCGACATCGTCAGTATTTTTCCGGAATTCTTCGGTGTGCTGGACATCTCCCTCCTCGGCCGTGCCCGTCAGGCCGGCCTGATCGACCTCTCCGTGCACAATCTGCGCGACTTCACCCATGACCGGCACAACACCGTCGACGACACGCCCTACGGCGGTGGCGCCGGCATGGTGATGAAGCCGGAGCCGTGGGGTGAGGCGCTGGACAGCATCCTGGCCCAGTCGACGCTCGCCACGGCGTCGGGCTCAGACGCCGAGTCGACGGATGCGCCGGACGGCGACACCGGCCCCGTCCTGATCTTCCCGTCGCCGGCGGGTGAGCAGTTCACGCAGGCGATGGCCCGTGAGCTCGCGTTCGAACCGCACCTGGTCTTCGGCTGCGGCCGGTACGAGGGCATCGACCAGCGTGTGGTGGACCACTTCGCCACGCGAGGCCGGGTGCGCCTGGTGAGCCTGGGCGACTACGTGCTCAACGGGGGAGAGGTGGCCGTGATGGCCATGATCGAGGCGATCGGCCGCCTCATCCCCGGCGTCGTGGGCAACCCGGAGAGCCTCGTCGAGGAATCCCACGAGGACGGCCTGCTCGAGTACCCCAGCTACACCAAGCCGTCCAACTGGCGCGGGCTGGACGTGCCCCCCGTGCTGCTCAGCGGCAACCACGGCGCGATCGCGGCCTGGCGCCGGGAACAGCAGATCGAGCGCACCCGCCTGGTGCGCCCCGACCTGCTGCCCGCCGAGCCGGCCGCCGACGGCGCGCTTCTGCCCGCAGCGAACTCCAAGGCTCGGCGGGGTTCCCGCGGGTAA